Proteins from one Listeria weihenstephanensis genomic window:
- a CDS encoding helix-turn-helix domain-containing protein, whose translation MAIIINIDVQLAKRKMSVTELSKKVGITMANISVLKNGKAKAIRFSTLEAICAALECQPGDILEYKNEK comes from the coding sequence ATGGCGATTATAATAAATATTGACGTACAACTGGCTAAAAGGAAAATGAGTGTTACCGAACTATCCAAAAAAGTTGGCATCACAATGGCTAATATTTCGGTTCTGAAAAATGGTAAGGCAAAAGCAATCCGGTTCTCCACCCTAGAAGCTATTTGCGCAGCACTCGAATGTCAACCTGGGGATATTTTAGAATATAAAAATGAGAAATAA
- a CDS encoding MFS transporter produces MKLTKQEKSWVLQDWGNSVYSIMITTAILPIYFKGVASNAGIADHVSTAYWGYANSLGTLFISLLAPILGTIADYQFFKKRFFSLFTWIGIAFTVGFVFVPSDQWMLLLIFYMLSLIGFSGANIFYDSFLVDVTSNDRMDKISSFGYAFGYLGSCIPFVVFIIFQATGILPISQTMLLNGAFLLTAVWWAVFTIPLWRNVQQVYYIPHDKKPVRSSFARLGKTLKNIKQYRNIVLFLVAYFFYIDGVDTIFRMASSYGIDLGISDTTLIIVLLVTQIVAFPFTIIYGQLAKRFGGKSLILVAISIYIIICIYAIFMKTTTDFWVLAMLVGTSQGGIQALSRSYFGKIIPKERSNEFYGFYNIFGKFSAIMGPALMGVIAQVTGHTQYGVASLVVLFVIGGVLFLFVKPIPVLDQP; encoded by the coding sequence ATGAAATTGACGAAACAAGAGAAGAGCTGGGTATTGCAAGATTGGGGCAACTCGGTGTATTCTATTATGATTACAACGGCGATTTTACCGATTTACTTTAAAGGGGTGGCGAGTAACGCTGGTATTGCAGATCATGTATCAACGGCTTACTGGGGTTATGCGAATTCGCTCGGTACGCTATTTATTTCGCTACTGGCGCCGATTTTAGGGACCATTGCTGATTACCAGTTTTTCAAGAAACGGTTTTTCAGTTTATTCACCTGGATCGGTATCGCTTTTACAGTTGGCTTTGTGTTCGTTCCGAGCGATCAATGGATGTTGCTGCTGATATTCTATATGTTATCCTTGATCGGTTTTTCTGGAGCTAATATATTCTACGACTCGTTTTTAGTAGACGTCACCAGCAATGACCGAATGGATAAAATTTCGTCTTTCGGTTATGCATTTGGATATCTAGGAAGTTGCATTCCGTTTGTCGTTTTCATCATCTTTCAAGCGACGGGAATCTTGCCAATTAGTCAAACGATGCTGCTAAATGGCGCCTTTTTACTAACCGCTGTCTGGTGGGCTGTTTTCACGATACCACTTTGGCGTAATGTGCAACAAGTTTACTACATTCCACATGATAAAAAGCCCGTACGAAGCAGTTTCGCGAGGCTTGGTAAGACGCTTAAAAATATAAAACAGTACCGCAATATTGTTCTGTTTCTAGTCGCGTATTTTTTTTATATCGATGGTGTGGATACGATTTTCAGAATGGCCTCGTCCTACGGGATTGATCTTGGGATTTCAGACACCACGCTGATCATTGTCTTGTTGGTCACGCAAATTGTGGCGTTCCCGTTCACGATTATATACGGTCAACTAGCGAAACGATTCGGTGGTAAATCTCTCATACTTGTCGCGATTTCGATTTATATTATCATTTGTATCTACGCTATTTTCATGAAAACAACGACTGATTTCTGGGTTTTAGCCATGCTTGTCGGGACATCTCAAGGAGGCATTCAAGCGCTAAGCCGTTCTTATTTCGGCAAAATCATCCCTAAAGAACGATCCAATGAATTTTACGGATTCTATAATATTTTCGGCAAATTTTCAGCAATTATGGGCCCGGCACTGATGGGAGTCATCGCTCAAGTCACTGGCCACACACAATACGGTGTTGCGAGTCTCGTCGTTTTATTCGTTATCGGTGGCGTATTATTCTTATTTGTGAAGCCAATACCTGTTTTAGACCAACCTTAA
- a CDS encoding inorganic pyrophosphatase has translation MKKFEVTVTIDRPIGYTDAFNNVYPVDYGFVENIIAGDGEYQDAYILSASVVPTKKFSGEVVAVIVRKNDVEDKWVVMSKGEHIDIATIQSKTNFIEQYFDSDIMLLV, from the coding sequence ATGAAAAAATTTGAAGTGACTGTCACAATCGACAGACCTATAGGCTACACAGACGCATTTAATAATGTATATCCGGTAGACTATGGATTCGTTGAAAACATCATTGCTGGGGACGGCGAATATCAAGATGCCTATATACTGTCTGCGTCTGTCGTTCCTACAAAAAAGTTCTCCGGCGAAGTAGTGGCTGTTATCGTTCGAAAAAATGATGTAGAAGATAAATGGGTTGTCATGTCTAAAGGCGAACACATAGATATAGCTACCATTCAATCTAAAACCAATTTTATAGAACAATATTTCGACTCAGACATTATGCTTCTTGTTTAA
- a CDS encoding DUF2975 domain-containing protein codes for MKRGSTLFLKIVVLLMGIAILAACVIPLPLLATEVSKRAPEFTKLLYPILMTVYITVIPFFIGLYQAIKVLTFIDKKVAFSERSVHSLKWIKYCAIIISSLYVLCLPLFYFLADKTDAPGIMIIGLILTFASIVIATFAAVLQRLLQEAISIKSENDLTV; via the coding sequence ATGAAGCGAGGATCTACTCTCTTCTTAAAGATTGTTGTTCTTCTTATGGGAATTGCAATACTTGCTGCATGCGTTATTCCGTTACCACTACTTGCCACAGAAGTCAGTAAAAGAGCTCCCGAGTTTACCAAGTTGCTATATCCAATATTAATGACGGTGTACATTACTGTTATCCCTTTTTTCATTGGTTTGTATCAAGCTATCAAAGTTCTAACATTTATTGATAAAAAAGTGGCTTTCTCCGAGCGTTCTGTTCACTCCTTGAAATGGATCAAATATTGTGCCATTATTATTAGCTCACTATATGTACTTTGTTTGCCACTTTTTTATTTTTTAGCAGATAAAACCGATGCTCCAGGTATTATGATCATCGGACTTATTCTTACATTTGCATCTATCGTTATTGCCACATTTGCTGCGGTTCTTCAAAGACTTTTACAAGAAGCAATTAGTATCAAATCAGAAAACGACTTAACGGTCTGA
- a CDS encoding DeoR/GlpR family DNA-binding transcription regulator translates to MNQQERLAKILSILEKQPKISQKELMSIFNISKDSVRRDIVILVEQGLAERYPGGISRPLLKAQIENYSSRLIKRAREKEEIAKEAGHLLDSEMTIYLDVSTTVHFLAANLVAHDLVVVTNSMDNALSVSQEGSNQVYLLGGFFNAKSRILTGEAVLQQLNQFNFDWSFIGAAGITEQGIYYSELADSHLKRGIIQNSQKVCLLIDSSKFNQQSAYKIDFTGINKIITDQALPPSLMNVMIAKEIDVVLVKEGGK, encoded by the coding sequence ATGAATCAACAAGAACGATTGGCTAAGATCCTCAGCATACTAGAAAAGCAACCGAAGATTTCTCAGAAGGAATTGATGTCGATTTTCAATATTTCAAAAGACTCCGTGCGTCGAGATATAGTGATATTAGTAGAGCAAGGATTGGCAGAACGGTATCCTGGTGGAATTTCGCGCCCGCTTTTAAAAGCACAGATCGAAAACTATTCGAGTCGCTTAATTAAGCGAGCAAGAGAAAAAGAGGAGATCGCGAAAGAGGCGGGTCACTTACTAGATTCGGAAATGACGATATATTTAGATGTTTCCACAACGGTTCATTTTTTAGCAGCTAACTTAGTGGCTCATGATTTGGTTGTCGTGACAAATTCCATGGACAATGCTTTATCCGTCTCACAAGAGGGAAGTAATCAAGTTTATTTACTTGGTGGTTTTTTTAATGCGAAATCTCGTATACTAACTGGTGAAGCAGTCTTGCAGCAATTAAATCAGTTTAATTTCGATTGGTCTTTTATCGGAGCCGCTGGAATAACGGAGCAAGGGATATATTACTCAGAATTGGCCGATAGTCACCTTAAGCGAGGTATTATTCAAAATTCTCAGAAGGTGTGTTTGTTAATCGACAGTAGCAAGTTTAATCAACAATCCGCGTATAAAATCGATTTTACAGGTATCAACAAGATCATTACAGATCAAGCTTTGCCGCCAAGCCTCATGAATGTCATGATTGCAAAGGAAATCGATGTGGTGCTTGTGAAAGAAGGAGGGAAATAA
- a CDS encoding polysaccharide deacetylase family protein, producing MAIIITTIVLTIGGLAITNNLSTNSTGSKEMIQLKAEAVTVQHWKVPANKQPMKMAPIDPPGPAAGKKVAYLTFDDGPSIHLTEFLDILERENAPSSFFFVGNEFPNSDKATYQRMANGGSVIGLHSYTHDPKKLYRKKDPTFIREMNRERDKFAEISGIRTNLIRAPYGSTYLTDKQIEETKQNGFRLVDWNIDSNDWRYGPGNSNAVYKNVLSQVNAYEGSDEPIVILFHERKNTLDALPRIIKMFRNKGYTFQAYHENETLHQNFKNDPNL from the coding sequence ATGGCAATCATCATTACAACCATTGTTTTAACTATAGGAGGCTTAGCGATAACCAATAATTTATCTACGAATAGCACGGGTTCCAAAGAAATGATTCAACTAAAAGCCGAAGCAGTCACTGTGCAGCACTGGAAAGTACCAGCGAACAAGCAACCTATGAAGATGGCACCAATTGATCCACCAGGACCTGCTGCAGGAAAAAAAGTTGCTTACCTTACTTTCGACGATGGTCCAAGTATTCATCTTACGGAATTCTTAGATATACTGGAGCGAGAAAATGCTCCATCATCATTCTTTTTTGTAGGAAATGAGTTTCCTAACAGCGATAAAGCTACGTATCAACGTATGGCCAATGGAGGTTCTGTTATTGGTTTACATAGTTATACGCATGACCCTAAGAAACTTTACCGTAAAAAAGATCCTACGTTCATTAGAGAAATGAACCGCGAACGTGATAAATTTGCAGAAATAAGTGGTATTCGCACTAATTTAATCAGAGCACCATATGGCAGTACGTATCTTACAGACAAGCAAATTGAAGAAACGAAACAAAATGGATTCCGTCTGGTTGATTGGAATATCGATAGCAACGACTGGCGTTATGGTCCTGGTAATTCTAATGCAGTATACAAAAATGTGCTTTCACAAGTTAACGCATATGAAGGTAGCGATGAACCAATCGTGATTTTATTCCACGAACGTAAAAATACGCTCGATGCATTACCAAGGATTATAAAAATGTTTCGTAACAAAGGATATACATTCCAGGCTTATCATGAAAATGAAACTTTACATCAAAACTTTAAAAATGATCCTAATTTATAA
- a CDS encoding SRPBCC domain-containing protein produces the protein MQENYQKITEESGVMSFELELNAPRPKVWELIATTKGFAQWFPELSVGESGVDGMILFDFGNGEYEEMTITIYDPKSVLEYTWDKNVVRFELIEKEATTVLRFTEEITELTTHTPRDIAGWYMCLQKIQGILEDKDVSFTEEEFLALFDKYQAVMN, from the coding sequence ATGCAAGAAAACTATCAAAAAATAACCGAAGAATCTGGCGTTATGTCATTTGAATTAGAGCTAAATGCCCCGCGCCCTAAAGTATGGGAGCTTATTGCAACAACGAAAGGTTTTGCCCAATGGTTTCCTGAACTAAGCGTCGGCGAGTCTGGCGTTGATGGTATGATCTTATTTGATTTTGGGAATGGCGAATACGAAGAGATGACGATCACCATTTATGATCCTAAATCTGTATTGGAGTACACGTGGGATAAGAATGTCGTTCGATTTGAGCTCATCGAAAAAGAAGCAACAACAGTGCTACGATTCACGGAAGAAATAACGGAGTTGACGACACATACACCACGTGACATTGCAGGTTGGTACATGTGCTTACAAAAAATTCAGGGTATTTTAGAAGATAAAGACGTATCCTTTACAGAAGAAGAGTTTCTAGCGCTATTTGATAAGTATCAAGCAGTCATGAACTAA
- a CDS encoding alkaline phosphatase family protein, protein MSRYLQIISLDALGKADLEDLTDLPTLAFLKNNGTHVSAVETIYPSLTYPAHTTIMTGHYPKTHGIINNTKVQPEKASPDWYWYRNAIKVPTLYDAAKQAGLSTAAFLWPVAARSSIDYNIAEIFPNRFWLSQVAVSLWGSSPGFLIEMNHRFGHLRKGIAQPDLDNFLTAAVEDTILRKKPNLTLVHLVDMDSMRHAHGVRSLEAHAALKRHDDRLARIIEATKRNGTYAETTFIVLGDHYQIDVSKAIQLNALFAEHHFLSVQNGKITDWDVYAKSCDGSCYIYAKDDTDIDQIRALIEPLEGIEKIFSAEEAAAFGADDTCALMIEAKAGYYFKDAAVGDVVQKIEAQDIGRPDYYRAVHGYSPQKPNYDTTMIAFGQGIKKGAVIERSRLIDAAPTFAAILNIDFPGTAGTVIEGIFD, encoded by the coding sequence ATGAGTCGCTATTTGCAAATTATCTCTTTAGATGCGCTCGGAAAGGCTGACTTGGAAGATCTCACCGATTTACCCACACTTGCTTTTCTGAAAAACAATGGGACGCATGTTTCAGCTGTTGAAACGATCTATCCCTCGCTCACATACCCAGCGCATACGACGATCATGACGGGACATTATCCGAAAACACATGGTATTATAAACAACACGAAGGTGCAACCAGAAAAGGCGTCACCAGATTGGTATTGGTATCGTAATGCAATCAAAGTTCCCACCTTATACGATGCCGCAAAACAAGCAGGGTTAAGCACTGCCGCCTTTTTATGGCCAGTGGCAGCGCGTAGTTCGATCGATTATAATATTGCTGAAATTTTCCCGAATCGATTTTGGCTGAGTCAAGTCGCCGTTTCATTGTGGGGAAGTTCGCCAGGCTTTTTGATAGAAATGAACCATCGTTTTGGCCATTTAAGAAAAGGAATTGCCCAGCCAGACTTAGATAACTTTTTGACAGCCGCAGTAGAAGACACGATTCTTCGCAAAAAACCGAATCTCACACTTGTGCATTTAGTGGATATGGATAGTATGCGGCATGCCCACGGGGTTAGATCACTTGAAGCACACGCAGCGCTAAAACGCCACGACGACCGGTTAGCAAGGATTATCGAGGCGACGAAGCGAAATGGTACATACGCAGAGACGACATTCATTGTTTTAGGAGATCATTATCAGATTGATGTGAGTAAGGCCATCCAGTTAAACGCGCTATTCGCCGAGCATCATTTCTTATCTGTACAAAATGGAAAAATAACAGATTGGGATGTCTACGCTAAAAGTTGCGATGGTTCGTGTTATATTTATGCTAAAGATGATACGGATATAGACCAGATTCGGGCGCTAATAGAGCCATTAGAAGGTATTGAAAAGATTTTTAGCGCTGAGGAAGCAGCAGCATTTGGAGCAGATGATACGTGCGCTTTAATGATAGAAGCCAAGGCAGGTTACTATTTTAAAGATGCAGCAGTAGGTGATGTTGTTCAAAAAATCGAGGCGCAGGACATTGGGAGGCCAGACTATTATCGCGCCGTACATGGCTATTCACCGCAAAAGCCAAACTATGATACAACCATGATTGCCTTTGGACAGGGTATCAAAAAGGGAGCAGTGATAGAGCGCTCACGATTAATTGACGCCGCGCCAACGTTTGCAGCCATTTTAAATATTGACTTCCCTGGAACAGCTGGTACGGTGATAGAAGGTATTTTTGATTAA
- the pflA gene encoding pyruvate formate-lyase-activating protein codes for MSEVIGRVHSVETMGTVDGPGIRFIVFMQGCLLRCQFCHNPDTWKIGIGEERTAQDVFEEAYKYKAFMDASGGGITVSGGEPLLQVDFLIELFTLCKKAGIHTTIDSCGGCFTRDPEFIEKLDRLMEVTDLILLDIKQIDPAKHLKLTTRPNAPILDFAQYLADKEQPIWIRHVLIPTKTDDPEDLTKLHEFITKLPNVERVEVLPYHTMGVYKWESLGIRYPLEGIEAPEDDVVKMANTILETQKYN; via the coding sequence ATGTCTGAAGTTATTGGTCGTGTTCATTCCGTAGAAACAATGGGGACTGTTGATGGTCCTGGTATTCGTTTTATTGTTTTTATGCAAGGCTGTTTATTGCGTTGCCAATTTTGTCATAATCCGGATACATGGAAGATCGGAATTGGGGAGGAAAGAACCGCACAGGATGTTTTTGAAGAAGCTTATAAATATAAGGCTTTCATGGACGCTTCAGGTGGAGGTATTACAGTTAGTGGAGGGGAACCCTTACTACAAGTAGACTTTCTTATTGAACTCTTCACCCTTTGCAAAAAAGCTGGAATTCATACTACTATTGATTCTTGCGGTGGCTGCTTTACAAGAGATCCAGAATTCATTGAAAAACTAGATCGTCTGATGGAAGTCACAGATTTAATATTGCTTGATATCAAGCAGATTGATCCTGCCAAACATCTAAAACTTACAACTCGTCCAAACGCGCCAATTCTTGATTTTGCACAGTATTTAGCGGATAAAGAACAACCAATTTGGATTAGGCATGTATTGATTCCAACTAAAACTGATGATCCTGAAGACTTAACGAAATTACATGAATTCATCACAAAATTGCCGAATGTAGAGCGGGTAGAAGTGCTACCATATCATACAATGGGCGTGTATAAATGGGAGAGTCTCGGTATCAGATATCCGTTAGAAGGAATCGAAGCACCTGAAGATGATGTCGTTAAAATGGCAAATACTATTTTAGAAACACAAAAATATAATTAA
- the nagA gene encoding N-acetylglucosamine-6-phosphate deacetylase, producing MTIIKNVRIAQGQDLVEAAVVIDRNKIQRVLTGEDLEDLNVDEYFQENIIDGDNKLLIPGMIDVHIHGAHNFDMMDGTTESIQAVSRACAKTGCTSFLVTSVSSSLEVLLLMIEQTKAVIGKEEGAKIAGIHLEGPYLNVEKKGMQNPIHLRHPDLKEMATIFDVADGLIKMVTIAPELPGGLELIHFLRERGVVVAIAHSNATYEQAQLAFSHGATHITHCFNAMPAIHHRAPGLVTAALEDDSVSVQAIVDGVHLHPGIVRLMHKIKGPDKMVLTTDALQAMGVGDGEYLFGGHQVTVKEGVARLHDGTLASSTVTMNRSLQLSTEFGIPLENSIQMATSTPATILGMANVGSIKEGFVADLVLVDEEFNVVKTWINGIVF from the coding sequence ATGACGATTATTAAAAATGTAAGAATAGCTCAAGGTCAAGATTTAGTTGAGGCGGCCGTTGTTATTGATCGAAATAAAATCCAGCGAGTATTGACCGGCGAGGACTTAGAAGACTTAAACGTAGACGAATATTTTCAAGAAAATATTATTGATGGTGATAATAAGCTGCTAATACCTGGCATGATCGATGTTCATATTCATGGAGCGCATAATTTTGATATGATGGATGGGACAACGGAAAGTATTCAAGCAGTTTCAAGAGCATGCGCAAAAACTGGCTGCACTAGCTTTTTAGTAACTTCGGTTAGTTCTAGTTTAGAGGTTTTATTGTTAATGATTGAGCAAACGAAAGCGGTAATAGGTAAAGAAGAAGGCGCTAAAATTGCGGGGATACACTTGGAAGGCCCGTATCTTAATGTAGAGAAAAAGGGCATGCAAAATCCTATCCATTTACGCCATCCCGATTTAAAGGAAATGGCAACAATATTCGATGTGGCAGACGGTCTAATTAAGATGGTGACAATAGCGCCAGAATTACCAGGTGGCCTGGAGCTTATACACTTTTTAAGGGAACGTGGCGTGGTTGTGGCGATTGCTCATTCTAATGCGACCTACGAGCAGGCTCAACTTGCATTCAGCCATGGAGCAACACATATTACGCACTGTTTTAATGCCATGCCAGCGATCCATCACAGGGCACCAGGATTAGTAACCGCAGCCTTGGAAGACGACTCTGTCAGCGTGCAAGCAATTGTTGATGGCGTACATCTCCATCCAGGGATTGTTCGGTTAATGCATAAAATAAAAGGGCCCGACAAAATGGTACTGACGACAGATGCGTTGCAAGCCATGGGTGTCGGTGATGGTGAGTATTTATTTGGAGGACATCAAGTAACCGTCAAGGAAGGTGTAGCACGCTTACATGATGGCACATTGGCTTCTAGTACAGTGACTATGAACCGTTCCTTACAACTTAGTACAGAGTTTGGTATTCCCTTAGAAAACAGTATTCAGATGGCTACCAGCACGCCAGCGACCATTTTAGGGATGGCTAATGTTGGATCTATTAAAGAAGGTTTTGTGGCCGATTTGGTCTTAGTTGATGAGGAATTTAATGTTGTTAAAACGTGGATTAATGGTATAGTTTTTTGA
- a CDS encoding MerR family transcriptional regulator has product MNIKLVSAEANVSADTIRYYERIGLIPPVQRNENGVRIFDDEDLRWITFSRQMRKAGLSIESLIEYLSLFREGDDTAPARVELLKEQRNELQDRIDMMQSALDRLDFKIDNYASHMIPAEKKLRDF; this is encoded by the coding sequence ATGAATATAAAATTGGTAAGCGCAGAGGCGAATGTTTCTGCCGATACGATTCGTTACTATGAGCGAATAGGGCTCATTCCACCAGTGCAAAGAAATGAAAATGGTGTTCGTATATTCGATGATGAAGATCTGCGTTGGATCACATTCAGCCGTCAGATGCGTAAAGCAGGGCTATCCATTGAATCCTTAATTGAATATCTAAGCCTTTTTCGTGAAGGAGATGACACCGCACCCGCACGTGTAGAACTTTTAAAAGAACAGCGAAATGAGCTGCAAGATCGTATTGACATGATGCAAAGCGCATTAGACCGTCTAGATTTTAAAATTGATAATTATGCGAGCCATATGATACCTGCTGAGAAAAAACTAAGAGACTTCTAA